A genomic stretch from Engraulis encrasicolus isolate BLACKSEA-1 chromosome 10, IST_EnEncr_1.0, whole genome shotgun sequence includes:
- the LOC134457412 gene encoding uncharacterized protein LOC134457412 — protein MPVSTMKVTVSALLLLLCGLAVLADHTEVAATKSPIETNQADIHAVLREMSGLLAETRAELRCAKSKLEGMETRLAASEDKAEGLEKTVEEQRAVIQKLQEKQKEQEGVVEAVEARVSTKLKKTVEELEAVEGKMNTTGIQVEELRRAQAAERVSFSASLNISGNIGPLHPTPILVYKHVITNIGNHYNKNTGIFTAPVRGVYHFLVFAYGVGGSHATGVFLHKNGDPIVIAYSHQTGGSISPSNGASLLLEVGDVVS, from the exons ATGCCTGTCTCAACCATGAAGGTAACTGTAAGTGCTCTGCTGCTCCTGTTGTGTGGCCTGGCTGTGCTGGCGGACCACACTGAAGTGGCAGCTACAAAATCCCCCATTGAAACCAACCAGGCTGACATACACGCAGTGCTGAGAGAGATGAGTGGCCTCCTAGCAGAGACCAGAGCAGAGCTTAGGTGTGCCAAGTCTAAACTGGAGGGCATGGAAACTAGGCTGGCAGCTAGTGAGGATAAGGCCGAGGGTTTGGAGAAGACAGTAGAGGAACAGAGAGCTGTAATCCAGAAGCTGCAAGAGAAACAGAAGGAGCAAGAAGGGGTCGTGGAAGCAGTGGAAGCAAGGGTGAGCACAAAACTGAAGAAGACAGTAGAGGAGCTGGAAGCAGTGGAAGGAAAGATGAACACGACAGGGATTCAGGTAGAGGAACTTAGGAGGGCACAGGCGGCAGAGAGAGTGTCCTTCTCTGCCTCACTTAATATATCTGGTAACATTGGACCCCTACATCCAACACCAATCCTGGTCTACAAACACGTCATCACTAACATTGGCAACCACTACAACAAAAACACAG GcatcttcacagctccagtcagagGGGTCTACCACTTTCTTGTATTTGCTTATGGGGTTGGTGGCAGCCACGCCACTGGGGTATTCCTACATAAAAATGGAGACCCCATCGTCATCGCATACAGTCATCAGACAGGTGGCAGCATAAGTCCATCAAACGGGGCGTCCCTGCTGCTGGAGGTTGGAGATGTGGTGTCATGA